One part of the Erigeron canadensis isolate Cc75 unplaced genomic scaffold, C_canadensis_v1 Conyza_canadensis_unscaffolded:12, whole genome shotgun sequence genome encodes these proteins:
- the LOC122584217 gene encoding uncharacterized protein LOC122584217: protein MESVMDISNCAENQKMKYVAISLTNKALTWWNTQIQARGRAAAMRMTWDEFKALLVEEFCPKNEMQKLENEFWNHAMVGAKHAAYTDRFHELAKLVPQLVTLESKRIERYIYGLVPQIRGLVAAIEPTTIQSVILKAGSLTDEMVRNGSLSKVNEKKKGRMVLRRVGQRTLMEKIRRLKYRANSLNTYYLIEVANGKFARVDKIVNDCALEIEGHMFSINLLPFSLRSFDVVIGMDWLSKHKAEIVCYGKVVRIPLGNGEMLLIYGERAKENQKHLMGIKSNKKKLEDLIGLPPIRQVEFRIDLIPGAIPVAKSPYCLVPTEMQELSNQLQELQEKGFTRSSHSP, encoded by the exons ATGGAATCCGTGATGGATATTAGCAACTGTgcagaaaatcaaaaaatgaagTATGTCGCAATTTCACTGACTAATAAAGCATTGACATGGTGGAACACTCAGATACAAGCCAGGGGTAGAGCAGCAGCTATGAGAATGACATGGGATGAGTTTAAGGCATTACTAGTGGAAGAATTTTGTCCGaaaaatgaaatgcaaaagttGGAGAATGAATTTTGGAATCATGCCATGGTAGGAGCTAAACATGCCGCTTACACTGATCGATTTCATGAGCTTGCCAAACTAGTACCTCAACTAGTTACCCTCGAATCAAAGAGGATTGAGAGGTACATTTATGGCCTTGTTCCCCAAATTCGTGGACTTGTGGCAGCAATTGAGCCAACCACAATTCAAAGTGTTATTCTGAAGGCAGGATCTTTGACGGATGAGATGGTGAGAAATGGGTCATTGTCCAAGgttaatgagaaaaaaaaaggaaggatGGTACTGAGACGAGTGGGTCAAAGAACACTAATGGAAAAAATAAGAAGGCTAAA ATATAGAGCCAATAGTTTGAATACTTATTACTTGATTGAAGTAGCTAATGGGAAATTTGCTAGAGTCGATAAAATCGTTAATGATTGTGCCTTAGAAATAGAGGGTCATATGTTCAGTATTAATCTTCTGCCTTTCTCGCTAAGAAGCTTTGACGTAGTTATTGGTATGGATTGGCTATCGAAGCATAAAGCCGAGATAGTTTGCTATGGAAAGGTGGTTCGTATACCTTTAGGGAATGGTGAAATGTTACTTATATATGGAGAGCGGGCGAAGGAAAATCAGAAGCACCTCATGGGCATTAAGTCTAACAAGAAGAAACTTGAAGATCTAATAGGATTACCTCCAATAAGACAAGTCGAGTTCCGTATAGATCTTATTCCCGGAGCGATTCCAGTTGCCAAATCTCCATACTGTTTAGTGCCTACTGAAATGCAAGAGTTGTCTAATCAACTTCAAGAGCTCCAAGAAAAAGGCTTCACCAGATCGAGTCATTCGCCTTAG